Proteins from a single region of Pseudomonas phenolilytica:
- a CDS encoding DMT family transporter gives MPAVAWWLLALPFVAGAFMPLQAGINGQLARQLASVMGAALLSFAVGTLALLCVVAAQRDLPALQTLKSLNWWHWSGGLLGAFFIATAAFAAPRTGALLFMALVLAGQLCMALLLDHFGWAGFRPAPLSPGKVAGLLLIVVGVWLIRRS, from the coding sequence ATGCCTGCTGTAGCCTGGTGGTTGCTCGCCCTGCCTTTCGTTGCCGGAGCCTTCATGCCGTTGCAGGCAGGGATCAACGGACAGCTGGCGCGCCAGTTGGCCAGCGTGATGGGCGCCGCCCTGCTGTCGTTCGCCGTGGGTACGCTGGCGTTGCTTTGCGTGGTCGCGGCGCAGCGCGACCTGCCGGCGCTGCAGACGCTGAAAAGCCTGAACTGGTGGCACTGGAGCGGCGGCCTGCTAGGCGCGTTCTTCATCGCCACCGCCGCGTTTGCCGCGCCGCGTACCGGCGCGTTGCTGTTCATGGCGCTGGTGCTGGCCGGGCAGCTGTGCATGGCGCTGCTGCTGGATCACTTCGGCTGGGCGGGCTTTCGCCCGGCGCCGCTCAGCCCTGGCAAAGTCGCCGGCCTGCTGCTGATCGTCGTCGGCGTCTGGCTGATCCGCCGCAGCTGA
- a CDS encoding DUF4136 domain-containing protein yields the protein MARSFARLTLCLLTLGLSACQHDNPYTSTAAPVPAAPPAGAATPDRSAYPAAPVEFSSYRTWSWRNPPAGTGSLTPEELQEIVASALDQHGLRPAAPGGAADLQIAAQVRSETRLRQVYDDYGSYYGRGRYGSDYGMWGHAPLVRTYEETVLVVHLELFDPRRAAVVWSNQAQARQGGDRSQLRDALREAVDRALADYPPR from the coding sequence ATGGCACGCTCGTTCGCACGCCTCACGCTCTGTCTGCTGACGCTGGGCCTGAGCGCCTGCCAGCACGACAACCCCTACACCAGCACGGCCGCACCCGTCCCGGCGGCGCCGCCGGCCGGCGCCGCCACACCCGACCGCAGCGCCTATCCGGCAGCACCTGTGGAGTTCTCCAGCTATCGCACCTGGAGCTGGCGCAACCCGCCGGCCGGCACCGGCTCGTTGACGCCCGAAGAACTGCAGGAGATCGTCGCCAGCGCGCTCGATCAGCACGGCCTGCGCCCGGCCGCGCCAGGCGGTGCGGCCGACCTGCAGATCGCCGCCCAGGTGCGCAGCGAGACCCGCCTGCGGCAGGTCTACGACGACTACGGCAGCTACTACGGCCGCGGCCGTTACGGCAGCGACTACGGCATGTGGGGGCATGCGCCGCTGGTGCGGACCTACGAGGAAACCGTACTGGTGGTACACCTCGAACTGTTCGATCCGCGCCGCGCCGCCGTGGTCTGGAGCAACCAGGCGCAGGCACGCCAGGGTGGCGACCGCAGCCAGCTGCGTGACGCCCTGCGCGAGGCTGTAGACCGCGCACTGGCGGACTATCCGCCGCGCTGA
- a CDS encoding SdiA-regulated domain-containing protein encodes MPASSRRLRLIGGVRPQMWIAGLLLLCGYVSTTFHLDERLFFSLSTAWHESRLSERSLWLPEYRVRTEAAPVTGVANNLSGLTYDEQRDQLWAVVNNPEELLALDTDGRLLARYRLEGFSDVEGVTYLGDDLLVMAEERNQTLVVVPLPTAAGPLQRADYQAISLSLHAPGNSGFEGVGYDRAGDRLFVVKEHSPRKLYEIHGLKRSLGGTMELKIIDREAWIEDKDMASDLASVHFDERTGNLVLLSDEARMMLELDGQGRMVSFRSLWSGFAGLERSVPQAEGMTFDARGNLYLVSEPNLFYAFDRD; translated from the coding sequence ATGCCTGCAAGTTCCAGACGCCTGCGCCTGATCGGCGGCGTGCGCCCGCAAATGTGGATCGCCGGGCTGCTTCTGCTCTGCGGTTATGTGAGCACCACCTTTCACCTCGACGAGCGTCTGTTCTTTTCCCTGAGTACCGCCTGGCACGAAAGTCGGTTGAGCGAACGCAGCCTCTGGCTGCCGGAATACCGCGTGCGCACCGAGGCGGCGCCGGTAACCGGCGTGGCGAACAATCTGTCCGGTCTCACCTACGATGAGCAGCGCGACCAGCTCTGGGCGGTCGTCAACAATCCGGAGGAACTGCTCGCCCTGGATACCGACGGTCGCCTGCTAGCGCGCTACCGACTCGAGGGGTTCAGCGATGTCGAAGGTGTGACCTACCTCGGTGACGACCTGCTGGTGATGGCCGAGGAACGCAACCAGACGCTGGTCGTCGTGCCGCTGCCGACCGCGGCCGGGCCGTTGCAGCGCGCGGACTACCAGGCGATCAGCCTCTCTCTGCACGCACCGGGCAACAGCGGCTTCGAAGGCGTCGGTTACGATCGCGCCGGCGATCGGCTATTCGTGGTCAAGGAGCACTCGCCGCGCAAGCTCTACGAGATCCACGGCCTCAAGCGCAGCCTGGGCGGCACGATGGAGCTGAAGATCATCGACCGCGAGGCGTGGATCGAGGACAAGGACATGGCCAGCGACCTGGCTTCGGTGCATTTCGACGAGCGCACCGGGAACCTGGTGCTGCTCAGCGACGAAGCGAGGATGATGCTCGAGCTGGATGGCCAGGGACGGATGGTCAGCTTCCGCTCGCTGTGGAGCGGTTTTGCCGGACTGGAGCGCAGCGTGCCGCAGGCGGAGGGCATGACCTTCGACGCGCGCGGCAATCTCTATCTGGTCAGCGAGCCGAACCTGTTCTACGCCTTCGACCGCGACTGA
- a CDS encoding methyltransferase domain-containing protein, which yields MSDRHFDELAARFAEKIYGGAKGAIRLAVLQADLAEVLAPRPLRVLDIGAGLGHMSLWLAQQGHDVSLAEPAAPMLEGARARFAEAGQHALFIQAPWQEVETLVDGRFDLVICHAVLEWLAEPQAILPLLHRLTASDGWLSLAFYNRDALIYRNLLKGHFKKLRAQSFAGERQSLTPQQPLDPRELATQLAPLWQVEHRSGVRVFHDYMPPEFQARTEPAELLEMELAYRRHPTFAGLGRYLHWLCRPR from the coding sequence CGGCGCCAAGGGGGCGATCCGCCTCGCCGTGCTGCAGGCCGATCTGGCCGAGGTGCTGGCGCCGCGCCCGCTGCGCGTGCTTGACATCGGCGCCGGACTCGGCCACATGAGCCTCTGGCTGGCGCAGCAGGGGCATGACGTTTCGCTCGCCGAGCCCGCGGCGCCGATGCTCGAGGGCGCGCGGGCGCGCTTCGCCGAAGCCGGCCAGCACGCCTTGTTCATTCAGGCGCCCTGGCAGGAAGTCGAGACACTCGTCGACGGCCGCTTCGATCTGGTGATCTGCCACGCGGTATTGGAGTGGCTCGCAGAGCCGCAGGCGATCCTGCCGCTGCTGCATCGCCTGACCGCCAGCGATGGCTGGCTGTCACTGGCGTTCTACAACCGCGACGCACTGATCTACCGCAACCTGCTCAAGGGACATTTCAAGAAGCTGCGCGCGCAATCGTTCGCCGGCGAACGGCAGAGCCTGACCCCGCAGCAGCCGCTCGATCCGCGCGAGCTGGCGACGCAACTCGCCCCGTTATGGCAGGTCGAACACAGGAGCGGCGTGCGCGTGTTCCACGACTACATGCCGCCCGAATTCCAGGCGCGCACCGAGCCGGCCGAGCTGCTGGAGATGGAGCTGGCCTACCGGCGTCACCCGACCTTCGCCGGTCTCGGGCGCTACCTGCACTGGCTGTGCCGACCGCGCTGA
- a CDS encoding DUF4136 domain-containing protein: MYRHLLLIPLLVLLVACQSAPLQRDFDPDRDFSRYRNWGWKEPALQYRPDDPRIRSDLTEQRVRNALAEQLEQRGLRPATASAPAQVLVQAWLIVEQRTQTYTSMSGGAWGGAWPGFWGAPIYADTRTVDYQVGTLQIDFYDAADGKLVWRGSTERILPRSAGTPAERERMLRETVAQLLAHYPPR, encoded by the coding sequence ATGTACCGCCATCTGCTGCTGATTCCACTGCTGGTCCTGCTTGTCGCCTGCCAGAGCGCGCCGTTGCAGCGCGACTTCGATCCCGACCGCGACTTCAGCCGCTATCGCAACTGGGGCTGGAAGGAACCGGCGCTTCAGTACCGTCCGGATGACCCGCGCATTCGCAGCGATCTCACCGAACAGCGCGTGCGCAATGCCCTTGCCGAGCAGCTCGAGCAGCGCGGGCTGCGTCCGGCGACCGCCAGCGCGCCGGCGCAGGTGCTGGTGCAGGCCTGGTTGATCGTCGAACAACGCACGCAGACTTACACCAGCATGTCCGGCGGCGCCTGGGGCGGGGCCTGGCCCGGTTTCTGGGGCGCCCCGATCTATGCCGATACGCGCACCGTGGACTATCAGGTCGGCACGCTGCAGATCGACTTCTACGACGCCGCCGACGGCAAGCTGGTCTGGCGCGGCAGTACCGAGCGAATCCTGCCGAGGAGCGCCGGAACGCCTGCCGAGCGCGAACGCATGCTGCGCGAAACCGTGGCCCAGCTGCTGGCGCACTATCCGCCGCGCTGA